GTTTTTACATTCTGTCTTATTCTTGCTTCATTAAAATATTCCATTTTTACAGGATAGTCTTTTACTTTTGAGTTAAGATCATAAGAAGAAAAAAATTCACTTGCAAAACGTTTCGTATAATGATTTAATTTACCAGTTACTGAGTTCTGCTCATGGATATACAGTTTACATCCTGATTTAAGAATAGCAGCCATGCTTGCAGGAGCTGCTGAATATCCGCCTACTGAAATGACTGTTTTAACATCAAGAGTAGAAAAGAGATCCAAACAATGAGAGACTTCTTTTGCAATGGAAAACAAAGCCAGTGCTTTTCCTTTAAAATCTTTATTTACTACTCCTCTTGATTTAAGAAAATAACATTTTTTAATATGAAAATCCCTAGCAAACCATTCTTTATCTTTTCCATTTTCGCTTCCTACAAAAATAGGAGTAATTCCTCTTTTATAAAAAGCATCAATAAATTCTTTTGCTACGTTTAAGTGGCCACCTGTCCCACCACCCGTAATTACTACTGTTCCATGCATCTACTTATTTCCTTATTTCTTTACTAATTGATAATACTAAACCTATTGATATTGAAGTAGCTAATAAAGCTGAGCCCCCATAGGATAAAAAAGGAACAGCAATTCCTTTTATAGGGATGATTCCTGTTATTCCATAAGAGTTAATTAAAAAAGCGATAATTATCATTAAAGCAATACCTAAAGTAAACAAATGATAAATAGGATTTTCTACTCTATTTGAAATTCTGAAAATTCGCCATACTACTAAAAAAATCAATATTGTAATTACAATTATACCAAATAATCCCAATTCTTCAGTAATTCCAGCAAGAACAAAATCCGAATGAACTTCAGATAAATAACCCATTTTTAAATTTCCGCCCCCAATCCCAACACCAAAAAAACCGCCATTGTATATTGCGTTTAAAGAATGACCTACTTGATATGGCACAGGAAGTTCTTTAACTCTTAAATAAGAGTTAGCAATGTCAGGTAAAATAGATAAAATTCTGTCTTGATTTAGGGCCCACCAAGAGTAAATTCTTTGAATACGGTGGGGTGCTGAAATAATTAAGGTAGCTAGCGTTAATAAAGAGCATAATCCAAGTACTAAAAAAAGTTTAAAAGATCTGTTTGCAAAAACCAAAAGAACCATTAATACAAGACCTAATAAAACAACTTGTCCCAAATCTTTTTGTAAAAAAGCGACTAGAAATACCACCAGAAAAAAAGCAGAAAAATAAGGAAACAATAATAAAAATTCTTCTTTCAAACTCATTTTTTTTGGCTGGTCCATTACCCTACGGTGAAAAGACCAGGCTAAAAAATATATAAAACCAATTTTAAAAAACTCTACGGGAGAAAGAGAAAAACCAGGTAACCTTATCCATCTGTTTGCACCACCTGCTGCAGTTACAAGAGAGCCTGGCAAAAGAGGCATAATTGCCATAAGAAAAAAAAACAAGATAAACAGTGTCATTCCCACTTTTCCAACAATCTTATCAGGAGGAATTTGTGAAAAAACCCACATAATTAACATTCCTAAAATACCAACAAAACATTGTCTCATAAAAAAATGGAATTGATTGTAATCATAATAAACAACAGTATAAACAGACAAAGAATAAGAAAATAAAATACTAACAGTAATTAACGTACAAGAAAGTAAAAATAAAATATAATCCGCTTCTTTTGTTTTTGACATAGTTTTTTTGCCTTAATTTATTATTAGAGAAACAATAAAGAAAATTATTATTGTTTTATATTGTATAATTTGGGTTAATTTCGATAAAATTCTCGTATTATAGTATATTATGGATAAAAATGACTTCAAACAATAACAATAACGTTAATAAAACAAAAAAAACTTTTTTATTACTTGCAGTAATTCTTCTTGCAATGATTATTTTTATTCTTGTTGTATTTACAACCGTTGCAAAAAAAAGAAAACTTCCAAGAATAAATATCTCAAAAAGTGAATTAGCAATTAGAGGGAATATTTTATCCTATGATAATTTTAAAATCGCTTCTTCCAAAAAAATTTATAAAGTTGCAATAGATACAAGATATTTAAATAAAAATAAACTTGATTTATTTGTAAAATTATTATCAATATATTCAAATATAGAAGAAAAAATACTTTATAATAAAATCAATAAATCACTAAAAAAAAGACCTGGTTATATCATTCTATCTTATAATATTAATTCTAGAACTGCAAAAAATTTAAAAGAACTGGGATTTAAGTTAAGACGTTTGGGAATTTTCAAATCTTTATATAGAAATGGAACACGCTTGTTGGTTGGACTAGAAGTAAGAGAAAGTGGAGAAAAAAGACTTTATTCGTATAAAGACACACTAACCCCTGTAGTTGGTTATATACGAAAATTTGAAGCAAGTAATGGAAAAACAAGAGTAAAAGGTATTAAAGGTATTGAACGCTCGTACAATAGACTTTTAAATGAAAATAAAGATGGTATATTAAGTGGACAAAAAGATGTGCTTTCTTACATTTCTTTTAATAAAGATTCTGTCATTAAAAACAGAATAGATGGGGCAAATCTTAAATTAAATA
The genomic region above belongs to Campylobacteraceae bacterium and contains:
- a CDS encoding FtsW/RodA/SpoVE family cell cycle protein — its product is MSKTKEADYILFLLSCTLITVSILFSYSLSVYTVVYYDYNQFHFFMRQCFVGILGMLIMWVFSQIPPDKIVGKVGMTLFILFFFLMAIMPLLPGSLVTAAGGANRWIRLPGFSLSPVEFFKIGFIYFLAWSFHRRVMDQPKKMSLKEEFLLLFPYFSAFFLVVFLVAFLQKDLGQVVLLGLVLMVLLVFANRSFKLFLVLGLCSLLTLATLIISAPHRIQRIYSWWALNQDRILSILPDIANSYLRVKELPVPYQVGHSLNAIYNGGFFGVGIGGGNLKMGYLSEVHSDFVLAGITEELGLFGIIVITILIFLVVWRIFRISNRVENPIYHLFTLGIALMIIIAFLINSYGITGIIPIKGIAVPFLSYGGSALLATSISIGLVLSISKEIRK
- a CDS encoding UDP-N-acetylglucosamine--N-acetylmuramyl-(pentapeptide) pyrophosphoryl-undecaprenol N-acetylglucosamine transferase encodes the protein MHGTVVITGGGTGGHLNVAKEFIDAFYKRGITPIFVGSENGKDKEWFARDFHIKKCYFLKSRGVVNKDFKGKALALFSIAKEVSHCLDLFSTLDVKTVISVGGYSAAPASMAAILKSGCKLYIHEQNSVTGKLNHYTKRFASEFFSSYDLNSKVKDYPVKMEYFNEARIRQNVKTIIFLGGSHGAAAINNYALELAPSLNKAGIKIIHQTGKNDFNRVVEEYSKLGISLDIFAFDQKLHLKMSQADFAVSRAGASTLWELAANAIPTLFIPYPSAAGDHQFHNAAFLRNKGLCFVAREKELHPNILIKCLKSNIEKMSKGLTDCIMYDSVESMIDIILEQNQ